TAGGTGTAGCCAGTTTTTCTCCGAATGGAAACATTGATTTAAAGCAGGCAGCTGAGAATTTAGCTTTGAAGTATGGTTTAAGTAAAAAACAAATGCATTTATGGACTTTGAATAGTCATAAAAAGGCTAGCCAATTTGTAGGTAGTGATTTGTACCTTAAGCATATCTTGGCATATGAAGGAAATACTACAGGCGAACAGCTAATTAGAAAGGATTTGACCTTTGAAAGTTTAGAGCGTTTACAGTCAAAGAACCTTATTGATAGAACCAACTCTGCAGACTATCATGATGGTGCAGGACTTGTTCTTTTGGGTGGAGAAAATTCGTTTTCTTCAAAGCCGCTAGCCCAAATAGTAGATATAGAGATTATAGGAATCAAGCCTAATGTCGCTCCCGAAGGATGTATTCTAGGGGCAGAGTCATTATTGAGGAAGAATGGTCTGAGTATTGATGATATTGACATCTTTGAGATTAATGAGTCATTTGCTTGTAAGCCTTTGGCATTTATGAAGTATTTTAATCTGGATGAAGGAGTGATAAATGTTCTAGGAGGGAATTTGGCATTCGGACATCCTTTTGCAGCCTCAGGAGCTTTGAATCTTATTAATCTTTTATGTGCTTTGAAACTTAGCGGGAAGAAGTATGGTTTAGTTTCTGCTGGAGCTGCGGGTGGCTTTGGCTGTGCTATTTTAATTGAGAACATCGATTGATAACAAAGAGAATACTTAATAATGCAAAACTGTTTCCAAATAAAGACGCTGTTGTCTTTAACGGGACTACTGTCTCTTATGGGGACTTAGCCAAAAGTATTCATGGGAAAGTATTAAACGGAAATGATTCTAGTGGAATAGGTTTTGTTTTTAACACTAATCCTGTTGAAACTTTATGTAGCGTTTTAGCTTCAAATCTTCTAAAAAGACCAGTTCTAGTTGTTCCCGAAGACTTTCCAAAGAGAAATCTTGATAAGCATACCGAAACAGGAATTCCTTCTGACGCATTTATTGGGATTCTTACATCAGGAAGTTCAGGTAAACCAAAGACTGTTTGGAAAAGTAATGACAATTGGGAATTAGCCTTCAAACATCAAAGCGAGGTTTTTAGTGTAGGAAAAGAAGACAAGGTTTTCGTATTAGATGCATTGTCATATTCGGCAAATTTGAATGCCGCTTTACATATTCTTTGGGAAGGTGGTACTTTAGTTTTGGGCCAATTGAAAAAGGCGAACAAGTGGCAGCAGATGCTTGAAGAAAGAGAAGTGACATCTTGCTTTTTAGTTCCGTCGCATTGTCAATTGCTCCTTCAAGATGGATTTGTCAATGAAAATATAAAATCTTTAGTAACCGCAGGTGAAAAGCTTCCTGCTAAAATGGCTAAAGAACTTTTAGAACATTTCCCGAAAACTATACTTACAGAGTATTATGGTGCTGCCGAGTTAGGGCATATTACTTATCATCAAAACGCTGATATTTATAATTTCCCACATTCTGTAGGGAAACCTTTTCCTCAGGTTAGGGTAGAGGTTAAGGACGATAAAGTTACGGTTTCAAGTCCTTTTGTTTCTTCGGAATATAAAGAGAATGGTACCGTAGATGATTTAGGTTACTTTGATAAGGGAGATAGGCTTATTTTGAAAGGTAGATCAGGCCGTATGTTTAATAGACGTGCCCTGAATATTTATGCTCAAGAAATTGAGAATATAGCCCTAGAGTTTGATTCTGTAGAAAAAGCGGTTCTGGTAGAAAGCGAAATAAATCAACGCCTAAGTTTATATTTCACTACCAATAGTAAGGCTTTAGGAAATGATGAAGAGGAACTTGCAGCATTTTTACGTGAGTGTTTGCCAAGTTCTAAAATGCCAAGTTTTGTAAAAGAGCTTAAGGAAATTCCGCATTCAAATGCCGGAAAGGTTGATTTCCGTGCATTGAGTAAAATGTCTGGTGAAGATAAAATCATGAACATCGCTTCATAGATTTTAAATTTACTAAACAAACATATTATGCTTCGTATTATACTTATTATGACTCTAGTGAGTCTACACTCCTTTGGGCAAGATAGCCTACAACTTGAACTATCAGAAATAAAGGTTTCGGCTAATATTAACCAATCGGAAATTATTAAAACAGCTAGAAATGTTTCGGTGATTTCTGCCGAAGAAATAGCTAAGTCTCCTACGAAAACGATTGATGGTATTTTACAATATGCCCTTAATGTGGATGTAAGGTCACGTTCACCGTTTGGTGTACAGGCTGATATTAGCATTAGAGGAGGGCATTTTGACCAAACCTTGGTAATGATAGATGGAGTTAAAATGAATGACCCGCAAACGGGGCACCATACGCTTAATTTGCCTATTCCGGTAGAGCTAATTGAAAGAATAGAGGTTTTACAAGGAGGAGCCTCTAGAGTTTACGGTCCAAATGCATTTTCTGGTTTGATTAATATAATAACCAAAACTTCTGCCAAAGGAGCTTCAAGTGTTGGAATAGCTGGCGGTGAAAATGGACTTTATAAACTGGACGGAACGTTGGCTTTGCAGGGCAAAAAAACGAATAGCTTTGTTTCTTTATCAAAAGTGCATTCTGATGGGTATTCTTATAATACGGCTTTTGACAGATCTTCTATTTACGCTAAAACAACAATTGAGAGCAAAAAAGGTTTTTTGACATTACAAGGAGGAATCATGGACAATGATTTTGGGGCATCAAACTTTTATCATCCTAAGTTTTATGATCAATATGAAGAAACGGGGAGTAGATTTTTGGCTTTATCTAAGACGCATAACTTTTCGAATAAACTATCTGGTACGCTGATAGCGTCAATCAGAAATCATAAAGACTTATACGATTTTAACAATTATATCGATAGTCCTCAAACCTATAGTAGTGTTAATTTTCATAAATCTAATGTAATTGACTTAGAATGGAAAATGAGGTATTTGTCTGATTTTGGTGCGAGTTCAGTGGGAGTAGAATGGCGTCAAGAAGGAATTATAAGTAATAGACTTGGTGACGAGGTCTCGGAGCCAAAGGAAGTTAAAGGGTATTCTGGCATTTTTTATGATAAAGCAAAGATTAGACAAAATTTTAGTGCTTATCTGGAGCAGCAGAAAACTTTTGGGAAGTTGATGCTCTCTGGCGGAGCTTTGTTGAATTTTAATTCTCAATTTGGAACAAAGCTTTATCCAGGTTTGGATGCTTCTTATGCGGTGTCAACTGGCTTATCAGTATATGGTACGGTCAATAAATCCTTACGATTTCCAACCTTTACAGAGATGTATTTAAATACGTCAACAGTAAAGGCTGACCCAAATTTATTGCCAGAAAAGGCTATTAATTATGAAGTGGGTGTTAAGAGATTTACTTCCTGGACTAATTTTACGGCATCAGTATTTTATAAACAAACCACAGATGCGATAGATAAAATTAAAAGACCAAATTTGGAAGTGCCTACCATGGAGAATATTGATAATATAAATATGGCAGGACTAGAGTTGGTTGGTCAATTTGACTTAGCTAAGAAGTTAAACAATTCTAATTTCTGGTTTCAGAAGCTTCAATTTAATTATGCTTATTTAGTGGCAGACAGAAAAGAAATTGATTTTCAGTCTTTTTATACACTTAACTTTTTAAAGCATAAATTTGGTGTAGGAACCTTTTATAGGCTTACAAAAGATGTATCGGCCTCTGTTTTTTATACTTATAAGCTACGCAAAGGAAATTTTCAATTAGATGGAGAATCACCTTTACAAAACTATAAACCTGTTCATTTGGTTGATGTAAGAGTAGACTATACACGAAAGCGTTTTAAGGTTTTTGTAGATGCAAATAACCTTCTTAACTACGAATACTTTGAGTTTGGTTTTGTGGAACAGCCAAGAAGATGGTTAAGTGGTGGAATTAAATTGACTTTTTGACGTAGTAGAAAGAAAAAGGTTATAGGAAAATAGTGCTACTTTTGCAGAAATTCAGGTGAAAATGATTCGAATAACTAGAAGAGAGAACTTTAATGCAGCCCATAGGCTTTTCAACCCTAAGTGGTCTGAAGAAAAGAACTATGAAGTTTTTGGGCCTTGCAGTAGGCTTCATGGGCATAACTGGACTCTTTATGTTACAGTTGCCGGGGAGATAGACGAGGAGACGGGCTTTGTGATGGATCTTAAAAAATTGAAAGATTTAGTTCGAGAGGTGATTATCGATAAGGTAGATCATACGTACTTGAATGAAGATGTAGACTTTTTAAGAGGGAAATTGCCAAGTACTGAGATATTTTCTAGAGAAATATGGAGGCTACTAAGTCCTATTCTTAAAGATAGGTATGGTGTAGAGTTATTTGAGATTAAGCTTCACGAAACAGAAAATCATTTCGCCCAATATTTCGGCGAATAGTATTATGAAGTATTTCATAATTGCTGGCGAAAAATCTGGTGATTTACATGGTGGAAATTTAGCCAAAGAGCTAAAACTACAAGACTCATCTTGCATGATGCAAGGGTGGGGTGGTTCTGAAATGAGGTCTGCAGGAGTAGAACTACTTCAAGATTATTCGGAGTTAGCCTTTATGGGCTTAGACTTTCTAAAGCATTTTGGAAGAATTAGAAAGCTTTTTATTGGCTGTAAAAAACAAATTTTGAGCTATGATCCAGATGTGCTTATTCTCATTGACTATAGTGGTTTTAACTTGAGAATAGCCAAATGGGCAAAGAAGAATGATATTAAAGTAGTGTATTACATTGCCCCTAAAACTTGGGCATGGAATGCTTCGCGAAATAAGTCAATCAAGAAATTTGTAGATAGACTCTTAGTCATTTTGCCTTTTGAAGAAAGCTATTTTAAAGAGCATGGTATTGAAACACTTTATGTGGGAAACCCATTAGTGGAACGCATCAATGCCTTTGTGCCTGACACCGCTTTTAAAGATACTATTCCTGAGGGTTATGACTCTGTCGTGGCTCTATTGCCAGGCAGTCGAAAAAAAGAAATAGAAAGAGTCTCAGAAGAGTTGAAAAAGGTGGCTAGGCAGTTTAAGCATACGTTATTTGTGGTGGCCGCGATTTCTGAAGTTGAACAATCGCTTTATAAATGTTTTGAATGCATTCCAAATTCTATTTTGGTTTTTGACAAAACGTATGATATTCTCAGTGTAGCTGATGCTGCCATTGTGACTTCAGGAACAGCGACTTTAGAAACGGCACTTTTCAATGTACCGCAAATAGTAGTTTATAAAGCGGATAAGTTGACCTACTTCATTGGAAGTAGAATGGTTAAGATTAAACACATCTCTCTTGTCAATTTGATTTTAGACGACTTTGCGGTGCCAGAACTCATTCAGCAGGAATTTAACTCTGGAATGATAAAAAGTCATCTTAAAGAATTGCTTTTTGATACTAAAAAGAAAGAAAATCAGTTGGGTAATTATAAAAAACTTAAGCTCGTTTTAGGAGAAAGAAAGGCTTCTAAATCGGCGGCGGTAAGTATACGGGAATTCCTTAAAATAGAACAATGAAAAAACTAATTATTGCATTTTTATCAGTAGGCTTTTTAATGACATCTTGTAAAAAAGATGAAGAAGTAAAAGCGGAAGCAAAACCAACTTTAGAGTTATTAACGAGTAATAGTTCTAAGTCATGGAAAGTGAAAGATGGTATTGCCAAGCAAAATGGACTTGAGGTGAACTTAATAGCCTCTCAAAACCCTTGTGTTACAGACAATATTATTACGTTGGCAAGTGATTTTACCTATGATTTTCTAGAAGGGGCCTCTAAATGTGATGCAAATGACCCGAATTTAATACTTTCTGCATCATGGAGTCTTTCTCAAGATGAGTCTATCATAACAATAGATAAATTCATTTTCTTGGGTAGAACAGTTGATAATCCTGCTTTTGTATTGTCAGAAGTAACGGAAACTACCTTTTCAGGTACTACAACGCTTACTTTAGAAGGAGAAACGTTTGATGTAGATGTGACCTTTGAAGTGGTTAATTAAATAAGTGTTTATTAATACTTAGAATAATTCTAATTTTGAGAACATATTCTGCCTAACCTATGTTAGGTTGCTGAGTGATATCATTAAGAAAGAGAGCATGAGAAAAGATTTAGAGCTGCTAGAAGAAGTTACTGGCACCGATTATAAATACGGTTTTTACACAGATATAGAAGCTGACGAGGCTCCTCCAGGTTTGGATGAGAGTATTGTACGTTTTATATCGGCTAAAAAGAAAGAGCCAGAATGGATGCTTGATTGGCGACTAAAGGCTTTTAAAATATGGCAAGGAATGACGGAGCCAGAATGGGCAAATGTCACTTACACCAAGCCAGACTTTCAAGCTATAAAGTATTACTCTGCTCCAAAGCAAGTAAAAACGCTCGATAGTATGGACGAAGTAGATCCTGAGTTAAGAAAGACTTTTGAGAGACTTGGGATTTCTTTAAATGAACAAAAAAGGCTTTCTGGTGTAGCAGTTGATGCAGTTATTGATTCGGTTTCTGTAGCTACTACTTTCAAAAAGGAATTAGGCGAGAAAGGAATTATTTTCTGTTCTATGTCTGAGGCTATTGAAAATCACCCAGATTTAGTGAAGAAGTACATGGGCTCTGTGGTCCCTGTTAAAGATAATTTTTATGCAGCTTTAAATGCAGCTGTATTTTCTGATGGTTCTTTCTGTTATATTCCTAAAGGAGTAAGATGCCCAATGGAGCTTTCTACTTACTTTAGAATTAATGCGGCAGGTACAGGCCAGTTTGAACGTACTTTGATAGTGGCTGACGACGATTCTTATGTAAGTTACCTAGAAGGTTGTACTGCACCGCAGAGAGATGAAAATCAATTACACGCAGCTGTGGTTGAAATTTATACTGGAGAAAACGCTGAAGTAAAATATTCAACTGTTCAAAACTGGTATCCAGGAGATAAGAACGGTCTAGGAGGAGTGTTCAACTTCGTTACAAAAAGAGGTTTATGCTTCGGTAAGAATTCTAAAATTTCTTGGACACAAGTAGAAACAGGTTCTGCCATTACTTGGAAATATCCTTCAGTTATTTTGAAAGGTGATAATTCTATCGGTGAATTTTATTCTGTTGCGGTAACTAATAACTATCAACAAGCAGATACGGGTACCAAAATGATTCACTTAGGTAAGAACACTAAGAGTAGAATTGTTTCAAAAGGTATTTCTGCTGGTAAAAGCCAAAACTCTTATAGAGGTTTGGTTGACATCTCAAAAAGGGCTGAAAATTCTAGAAACTATTCTCAGTGTGATTCTATGCTTTTGGGAGACCAATGCGGAGCTCATACATTCCCATATATTGAAGTGAATAACTCTACGGCTTCTGTGGAGCATGAGGCTACTACTTCTAAAATTGGTGAAGACCAGTTGTTTTATTGTAACCAACGTGGAATTGATACTGAGGCGGCAGTTGCCTTAATTGTTAACGGTTATGCCAAAGAGGTTTTGAAACAATTACCAATGGAATTTGCTGTAGAAGCTCAAAAACTTCTTGAGATTTCCTTAGAAGGCTCAGTAGGTTAATGTGTAAACTGAAATTTTATTAATATTAAAAAAGCTGTCGTAAAGACGGCTTTTTTACTTTAATTAGAAGCTATGATTAGAGTGCTCACATTTTGTTTAATGCTTATTCCTTGCTTTGTTAATGGGCAAGGTCATAATAAAATCGAGGCTCTAGTACTGGGTACTTTTCATTTTGGTGAAACACCAGATTTTCGTTCGAGTAACTACGACGACGTTTTAAAGCCTAAAAGGCAAAGAGAAATAATGCAAGTGGTGAAGAAACTTGCAGCTTATAAACCAGATAAAATCTTTGTAGAAAATACGCCTGAGGCACAGGCCTTTTGGAACAATGTTTATAGAGAATACCATCAAAGAATTCTTCCTAGCAGTAAGACAGTCCTTCAAAATGAGATTTTTCAAATTGGAATTCGAACAGCTAGTCTTTTAAAACTCCCTTCAGGAGTTATTTGTATCAACTATATGAACGACGCTCAGAAAAAAGCGAGTTCGGTTGAAAAAAAATGGCTAGACTTTACGGAAGAGGTTAATAATAAGAAACCTGATTTCAATTCTTTCTTCAAATCGAACTCATTGGCCTCTACTAATTTTAAAAATTATTTGGAGGAGCATGAAAGCTGGAAAAACTTGCGTTTGAAAGACCATTTGGTGAAAATGAATGAAGAGGAGAGTCTGAGAAACCTTCAATATTTCAATGTTCTGGCGTGGATGGATAATAACACAAATGGGGTAGGAGCTGAACTTGCCTCTATGGAATATTTTAGAAACCTTAAGATTGTCCAAAACTTATATAAGAAGCTTGACAATGGCGATGATAGAATACTAATAATTTTTGGAGCAGCTCATGCCCAAATCCTATCCGATATCCTAAAGAGTCATCCTGTCTTTACTTTAGTACCAGTTTCGGAGGTTTTGAAGTAGGCTTAGCCTAAAAGCCTATCATAAACGAATTTGATTTCTTCCACTTTAGCAGTTTCCGAGTTTTTCTTAAATGATACCATCAAATTAAGAAGTGACCTACGCACTATCTCTAAATTGGAACAAGGCTCGTAAAACATATCTTGCTCTTCTATTTTCATTTGTTTTAAGTATGTACCAATATCTTTCTTGCTGAAAATAAGTCCTTTATTGAAGACATTGATGTAAAACTGAATCTGAGAAGATTTATAAGTTAGTATAAAAAGGCTAGGTAGATTCACTCCAAAAATAGGCAATCCAAGACGCTGAGCTACCAAAAGGTAAATAACACAGAGTGAAATAGGGTTCCCTTTTTTAGTCTCTAAAACCTGGTTTATTAGTGAATTAGCAGGTGAATGGAAATTTTTGGTGTTGGCCGCGAATTTATATTTGTCAAAGAAAATGTTATTTAAAATCTTGATAGCATCTTGTGGATGTATTTCATCTCTTAGCTGAAGCCAAGCTTCAAAGTAAATTTGGTTTATCTCCATTTTTAAAGTGTCAAACTCTAAATCTGGATACTGATATCTTGCCACTAACCACATTCCCTCTAAAAGGTCATGTTGCCTTTCGGTTTTCCACTCAATAAGTTTAGATGTAAAAGTATCATATTGAAGGTCATGGATA
This sequence is a window from Arcticibacterium luteifluviistationis. Protein-coding genes within it:
- a CDS encoding thiolase family protein, with the translated sequence MVDLFLCPIFVLVMANNVFIYDCLRVPSGKKGGLYKKVLCENLTSFLVNQLLERNQKAKSIVTELVVANSIGTMGNMARYAALGSTLYSSVLSSTVDLQCGGTYQAIKHGEALIAANRSQAIIAGGMESNSLMPTRIYNKNDPRYTENSHIGVASFSPNGNIDLKQAAENLALKYGLSKKQMHLWTLNSHKKASQFVGSDLYLKHILAYEGNTTGEQLIRKDLTFESLERLQSKNLIDRTNSADYHDGAGLVLLGGENSFSSKPLAQIVDIEIIGIKPNVAPEGCILGAESLLRKNGLSIDDIDIFEINESFACKPLAFMKYFNLDEGVINVLGGNLAFGHPFAASGALNLINLLCALKLSGKKYGLVSAGAAGGFGCAILIENID
- a CDS encoding AMP-binding protein, whose translation is MITKRILNNAKLFPNKDAVVFNGTTVSYGDLAKSIHGKVLNGNDSSGIGFVFNTNPVETLCSVLASNLLKRPVLVVPEDFPKRNLDKHTETGIPSDAFIGILTSGSSGKPKTVWKSNDNWELAFKHQSEVFSVGKEDKVFVLDALSYSANLNAALHILWEGGTLVLGQLKKANKWQQMLEEREVTSCFLVPSHCQLLLQDGFVNENIKSLVTAGEKLPAKMAKELLEHFPKTILTEYYGAAELGHITYHQNADIYNFPHSVGKPFPQVRVEVKDDKVTVSSPFVSSEYKENGTVDDLGYFDKGDRLILKGRSGRMFNRRALNIYAQEIENIALEFDSVEKAVLVESEINQRLSLYFTTNSKALGNDEEELAAFLRECLPSSKMPSFVKELKEIPHSNAGKVDFRALSKMSGEDKIMNIAS
- a CDS encoding TonB-dependent receptor produces the protein MLRIILIMTLVSLHSFGQDSLQLELSEIKVSANINQSEIIKTARNVSVISAEEIAKSPTKTIDGILQYALNVDVRSRSPFGVQADISIRGGHFDQTLVMIDGVKMNDPQTGHHTLNLPIPVELIERIEVLQGGASRVYGPNAFSGLINIITKTSAKGASSVGIAGGENGLYKLDGTLALQGKKTNSFVSLSKVHSDGYSYNTAFDRSSIYAKTTIESKKGFLTLQGGIMDNDFGASNFYHPKFYDQYEETGSRFLALSKTHNFSNKLSGTLIASIRNHKDLYDFNNYIDSPQTYSSVNFHKSNVIDLEWKMRYLSDFGASSVGVEWRQEGIISNRLGDEVSEPKEVKGYSGIFYDKAKIRQNFSAYLEQQKTFGKLMLSGGALLNFNSQFGTKLYPGLDASYAVSTGLSVYGTVNKSLRFPTFTEMYLNTSTVKADPNLLPEKAINYEVGVKRFTSWTNFTASVFYKQTTDAIDKIKRPNLEVPTMENIDNINMAGLELVGQFDLAKKLNNSNFWFQKLQFNYAYLVADRKEIDFQSFYTLNFLKHKFGVGTFYRLTKDVSASVFYTYKLRKGNFQLDGESPLQNYKPVHLVDVRVDYTRKRFKVFVDANNLLNYEYFEFGFVEQPRRWLSGGIKLTF
- a CDS encoding 6-pyruvoyl trahydropterin synthase family protein, with the protein product MIRITRRENFNAAHRLFNPKWSEEKNYEVFGPCSRLHGHNWTLYVTVAGEIDEETGFVMDLKKLKDLVREVIIDKVDHTYLNEDVDFLRGKLPSTEIFSREIWRLLSPILKDRYGVELFEIKLHETENHFAQYFGE
- the lpxB gene encoding lipid-A-disaccharide synthase, which gives rise to MKYFIIAGEKSGDLHGGNLAKELKLQDSSCMMQGWGGSEMRSAGVELLQDYSELAFMGLDFLKHFGRIRKLFIGCKKQILSYDPDVLILIDYSGFNLRIAKWAKKNDIKVVYYIAPKTWAWNASRNKSIKKFVDRLLVILPFEESYFKEHGIETLYVGNPLVERINAFVPDTAFKDTIPEGYDSVVALLPGSRKKEIERVSEELKKVARQFKHTLFVVAAISEVEQSLYKCFECIPNSILVFDKTYDILSVADAAIVTSGTATLETALFNVPQIVVYKADKLTYFIGSRMVKIKHISLVNLILDDFAVPELIQQEFNSGMIKSHLKELLFDTKKKENQLGNYKKLKLVLGERKASKSAAVSIREFLKIEQ
- the sufB gene encoding Fe-S cluster assembly protein SufB, producing the protein MRKDLELLEEVTGTDYKYGFYTDIEADEAPPGLDESIVRFISAKKKEPEWMLDWRLKAFKIWQGMTEPEWANVTYTKPDFQAIKYYSAPKQVKTLDSMDEVDPELRKTFERLGISLNEQKRLSGVAVDAVIDSVSVATTFKKELGEKGIIFCSMSEAIENHPDLVKKYMGSVVPVKDNFYAALNAAVFSDGSFCYIPKGVRCPMELSTYFRINAAGTGQFERTLIVADDDSYVSYLEGCTAPQRDENQLHAAVVEIYTGENAEVKYSTVQNWYPGDKNGLGGVFNFVTKRGLCFGKNSKISWTQVETGSAITWKYPSVILKGDNSIGEFYSVAVTNNYQQADTGTKMIHLGKNTKSRIVSKGISAGKSQNSYRGLVDISKRAENSRNYSQCDSMLLGDQCGAHTFPYIEVNNSTASVEHEATTSKIGEDQLFYCNQRGIDTEAAVALIVNGYAKEVLKQLPMEFAVEAQKLLEISLEGSVG
- a CDS encoding DUF5694 domain-containing protein; its protein translation is MIRVLTFCLMLIPCFVNGQGHNKIEALVLGTFHFGETPDFRSSNYDDVLKPKRQREIMQVVKKLAAYKPDKIFVENTPEAQAFWNNVYREYHQRILPSSKTVLQNEIFQIGIRTASLLKLPSGVICINYMNDAQKKASSVEKKWLDFTEEVNNKKPDFNSFFKSNSLASTNFKNYLEEHESWKNLRLKDHLVKMNEEESLRNLQYFNVLAWMDNNTNGVGAELASMEYFRNLKIVQNLYKKLDNGDDRILIIFGAAHAQILSDILKSHPVFTLVPVSEVLK
- a CDS encoding transglutaminase-like domain-containing protein, translated to MSENEIKALVSLLEDTDEEVLSHVEQEIRNLGDDIIPYLENHWETNALDTSIQKKIEDLIHDLQYDTFTSKLIEWKTERQHDLLEGMWLVARYQYPDLEFDTLKMEINQIYFEAWLQLRDEIHPQDAIKILNNIFFDKYKFAANTKNFHSPANSLINQVLETKKGNPISLCVIYLLVAQRLGLPIFGVNLPSLFILTYKSSQIQFYINVFNKGLIFSKKDIGTYLKQMKIEEQDMFYEPCSNLEIVRRSLLNLMVSFKKNSETAKVEEIKFVYDRLLG